The Cohaesibacter intestini genome includes a window with the following:
- a CDS encoding DUF6111 family protein, giving the protein MIRVLITQVILFLLPFLLYAGYLFLTQKLNRQAWIDAPRYWLIVTGLVFTLAGFLIMSQINNNSPGGTYVPAHFDNGVVVPGEFKRAE; this is encoded by the coding sequence ATGATCCGCGTTTTGATCACTCAGGTCATCCTGTTCCTGCTGCCCTTCCTTTTGTATGCGGGTTATTTGTTCCTGACCCAGAAACTGAACCGTCAGGCGTGGATCGATGCGCCGCGCTATTGGTTGATTGTCACCGGGCTGGTTTTCACCCTGGCTGGCTTTCTGATCATGTCGCAAATTAACAACAACTCGCCCGGTGGGACCTATGTTCCTGCGCATTTTGACAATGGGGTGGTTGTGCCCGGGGAATTCAAGAGAGCGGAATGA
- a CDS encoding CoA pyrophosphatase — protein MSDFSAPSFRDRVLGILQQCEEQQRAPEDRTPIKDLAWHEGEVLQLKDAAVLIPIVDRGDEASVILTQRTHHLASHAGQIAFPGGKVDAEDLSAEMAALREADEEIGLKAEFVDIFGQMRPYISSTGYRIFPVLSTVRQGFDLVPNPGEVSDVFEVPLRFLMDAANHQRKSAEWRGKTRHYFAMPYGEHYIWGVTAGILRNLYETVYSS, from the coding sequence ATGAGCGACTTTTCTGCCCCGTCATTTCGGGATCGTGTGCTGGGCATTCTGCAACAGTGCGAAGAACAACAACGGGCGCCAGAAGACCGCACGCCGATCAAGGATCTGGCTTGGCATGAAGGCGAAGTGTTGCAGCTCAAGGATGCGGCGGTGCTGATCCCCATCGTCGATCGGGGAGACGAAGCGTCGGTGATCCTGACCCAGCGTACCCACCATCTGGCGTCCCATGCGGGGCAAATCGCCTTTCCCGGCGGCAAGGTGGATGCGGAGGATCTGTCGGCAGAGATGGCCGCCTTGCGTGAAGCGGATGAGGAAATCGGTCTGAAGGCCGAGTTTGTCGATATTTTCGGTCAGATGCGTCCCTATATTTCCTCGACCGGCTATCGGATTTTTCCAGTCTTGTCGACCGTTCGGCAGGGCTTTGATCTGGTGCCCAATCCGGGGGAAGTGTCTGATGTATTTGAGGTGCCGCTGCGTTTTTTGATGGATGCAGCCAACCATCAGAGAAAAAGCGCGGAGTGGCGCGGAAAAACCCGCCATTATTTTGCAATGCCTTATGGAGAACACTATATCTGGGGTGTTACTGCTGGCATTTTACGCAACCTTTATGAGACGGTGTATTCTTCATGA
- a CDS encoding DUF1285 domain-containing protein → MSDGYMHDDKQADDGKDAGDVALASMPASLAALIRRSDGPAGRPLPPVDQWSPEFCGDLDMRIAADGTWFYLGTPIGRLPLVKLFASVLRKDADGKTYLVTPVEKIGISVEDAHFQAVEMASDGNSETGGRLTFRTQLGDLVQLDQDHPMRFELEAETGGLKAYIRVRGRLEARLTRALMYDLIALADAGKEPHADQYGIASGGAFFPICSLAELEAFEVHA, encoded by the coding sequence ATGTCTGACGGATACATGCATGATGACAAGCAGGCTGACGATGGTAAGGATGCGGGCGATGTTGCTCTGGCGTCGATGCCAGCCAGCCTTGCGGCCTTGATCCGTCGGTCGGATGGTCCTGCGGGCCGCCCGCTGCCGCCGGTCGATCAATGGAGTCCGGAATTTTGCGGTGATCTCGACATGCGGATTGCGGCAGACGGGACGTGGTTCTATCTTGGCACACCGATCGGGCGGTTGCCGTTGGTCAAGCTGTTTGCGTCGGTTCTGCGCAAGGATGCCGATGGCAAGACCTATCTGGTGACACCGGTCGAGAAAATCGGCATCTCAGTAGAGGATGCGCATTTTCAGGCTGTTGAAATGGCAAGCGACGGCAACTCGGAGACGGGCGGGCGGTTGACGTTCCGGACACAATTGGGGGATCTCGTCCAGCTCGATCAGGATCATCCCATGCGGTTCGAGCTCGAGGCAGAGACAGGCGGCCTGAAGGCCTATATCCGCGTTCGCGGTCGTCTTGAAGCGCGCCTGACGCGCGCCTTGATGTATGACCTGATCGCTTTGGCCGATGCTGGCAAGGAGCCCCATGCGGATCAGTATGGGATCGCCAGCGGTGGTGCTTTCTTTCCGATTTGCTCGTTGGCAGAGCTTGAGGCTTTCGAGGTGCATGCATGA
- a CDS encoding GNAT family N-acetyltransferase, which translates to MCRSDFNLERELPLHVDAIEQLHRDAFGPGRFARTAFRVREAVEPEPSLSYVALCHGHMAGSVRLSPITIGTCRALLLGPLAVHPNFKKKGAGALLMEKAIEEAKALDYCSILLVGDYDYYCRFGFQRVPVGKIALPGPVDPMRVLLLPFDKAEAHACEGVVQAGVN; encoded by the coding sequence ATGTGCCGGTCTGACTTTAATCTGGAGCGCGAATTGCCGCTCCATGTGGATGCGATTGAACAATTGCACAGGGACGCCTTTGGCCCCGGACGGTTTGCCCGTACGGCTTTTCGTGTGCGCGAGGCGGTGGAACCCGAACCATCCCTGAGCTATGTCGCCCTGTGTCATGGGCATATGGCCGGATCCGTGCGTCTGTCGCCCATTACGATTGGTACATGCCGGGCCTTGTTGCTGGGACCTTTGGCGGTGCATCCGAACTTCAAGAAGAAGGGTGCAGGCGCCTTGTTGATGGAAAAGGCGATCGAGGAAGCCAAGGCGCTTGATTATTGTTCCATTCTGCTGGTCGGTGACTATGACTATTATTGCCGCTTCGGGTTCCAGCGGGTGCCGGTTGGCAAAATCGCCTTACCCGGCCCGGTGGATCCGATGCGTGTGCTTCTGCTGCCTTTTGACAAGGCCGAAGCGCATGCTTGCGAAGGGGTTGTGCAGGCTGGCGTCAATTGA
- a CDS encoding NUDIX domain-containing protein, translating to MKGWYLPGGGVERGETALEAAKREVAEEAGIQVTGMPELHGVFLYDGYAVPDHICCFIVRDGQWIPMDGASSNGASGDGEIVEGAFFAPEALPDGATAATRARIKEIVGDGPVDDRWLRRA from the coding sequence ATGAAGGGGTGGTACCTCCCCGGCGGTGGTGTTGAGCGGGGGGAAACCGCGCTGGAAGCGGCAAAAAGGGAGGTCGCCGAGGAAGCGGGCATTCAGGTGACCGGAATGCCTGAGTTGCACGGGGTGTTTCTTTATGATGGCTATGCAGTGCCTGATCACATTTGCTGTTTTATCGTGCGGGATGGGCAGTGGATCCCAATGGACGGTGCCAGTTCCAATGGCGCGTCTGGAGATGGGGAGATTGTCGAAGGTGCGTTTTTCGCGCCTGAAGCCTTGCCAGACGGGGCCACGGCCGCAACACGCGCGCGCATCAAGGAAATTGTCGGAGATGGGCCGGTCGATGACCGGTGGCTGCGGCGGGCTTGA
- a CDS encoding metallophosphoesterase family protein, producing MFRLAHISDPHLGPLPSPTLRQLANKRIFGYVNWRRNRKGVLTTAILDGLIDDLQAQAPDHLAVTGDLVNLALPNEIDNARDWLETLGTPHDVSIVQGNHDAYVPYARRIAEKSWTHYLTGDEPVSEEHAFPYLRVRNNVALIGVNSARATLPLMATGYFRSKQARQLGQILDHCKANGLFRVVMIHHPPCRNATHWHKRLIGASRFRAVIKSHGAELVLHGHTHLATKNVLPGPDAAVPVVCVPSASQGLGSHKPPARYNLFEISGEPGQWSCRLIERGYPQGEPSATVPPVIEINSQILPFSDA from the coding sequence ATGTTTCGTCTCGCCCATATTTCCGATCCGCATCTCGGCCCCTTGCCAAGCCCAACCCTGCGCCAACTGGCCAACAAGCGCATCTTTGGCTATGTCAATTGGCGGCGCAATCGCAAGGGCGTGCTGACCACTGCCATTCTCGATGGCCTGATCGATGACCTGCAGGCACAGGCACCTGATCATCTGGCGGTCACAGGCGATCTGGTCAATCTGGCCCTGCCCAACGAGATCGACAATGCCCGCGATTGGCTCGAGACGCTGGGAACACCGCATGACGTCTCCATCGTGCAGGGCAACCATGATGCCTATGTTCCCTATGCGCGCCGGATCGCGGAAAAATCCTGGACCCACTATCTGACGGGCGACGAACCGGTATCCGAAGAGCACGCCTTCCCTTATCTGCGGGTCCGCAACAATGTGGCCCTGATTGGCGTCAATTCCGCTCGGGCCACCCTGCCTCTGATGGCAACCGGCTATTTCCGCTCCAAACAGGCCAGACAGCTGGGACAGATCCTTGACCATTGCAAGGCAAACGGGCTTTTCCGGGTGGTGATGATCCATCATCCCCCCTGTCGCAACGCCACCCACTGGCACAAGCGTCTGATTGGCGCCTCGCGTTTTCGCGCCGTGATCAAGTCACACGGAGCCGAGCTCGTGCTCCATGGGCACACCCATCTGGCAACCAAAAATGTCCTGCCCGGTCCTGACGCTGCCGTACCGGTCGTTTGTGTCCCCAGCGCCTCACAGGGCCTTGGCAGTCACAAGCCACCAGCCCGCTACAATCTGTTCGAAATTTCAGGAGAACCCGGTCAGTGGTCCTGCCGGCTCATCGAGCGTGGCTACCCGCAAGGAGAGCCTTCCGCGACCGTACCGCCCGTCATCGAAATCAACAGCCAGATACTGCCCTTTTCCGACGCGTAA